A DNA window from Centroberyx gerrardi isolate f3 chromosome 3, fCenGer3.hap1.cur.20231027, whole genome shotgun sequence contains the following coding sequences:
- the trmo gene encoding tRNA (adenine(37)-N6)-methyltransferase, with protein sequence MSPLCDSCGEHVNKLNQQVSVMRKEIKNLRQMLDSAVRSHRKHMTSLQSAVAHIGHCGLDEGQQPPPPPSAQDALEQGSIQTVPIGYISSCFSVKNGTPRQPTICGPSRATLRIQQSVFNNPEHALVGLQHYSHVWIIFLFHKNGHLSYKAKVKPPRLNGQRVGVYSTRSPHRPNALGLTLAKLDRIVGDTVHLSDIDMIAGTPVLDIKPYIPEYDSPHTRVGMDLEPHESDADRPNVAAVSLNQVTNTLNLDKDSGPDAQLNLKGERNDSHRNNDPESLLSRDKSQADIPGTDDALCSSSPNVNTHPSLPKDVRTVLEEVKAFVTQGELSQLSSEGKCQVSDSPITKLPESMVDRPCYGEEAYSTIAGWIREPPVASLEVRFTPHAERELAEFLPPHAPGPAGSDRPRFKFLRGAEEAAAAVRGVLSADPRSVYRRTRCGDKLFFFTLDTADITCWFGQGFAEVLRVRPVEHRSASL encoded by the exons ATGAGTCCCCTGTGTGACAGCTGTGGCGAGCACGTCAATAAACTAAATCAGCAAGTTTCTGTGATGCGAAAAGAAATCAAGAACCTCAG GCAGATGTTGGACAGTGCAGTTAGATCTCATCGCAAACACATGACATCCCTCCAGTCCGCTGTGGCACACATTGGACACTGTGGACTTGATGAGGGCCAACAGCCGCCGCCACCTCCATCGGCACAGGATGCATTAGAACAAG GAAGCATCCAGACAGTCCCGATTGGCTACATTAGTTCCTGTTTCTCGGTGAAGAATGGGACGCCCAGACAGCCCACCATTTGTGGCCCCTCCAGGGCAACACTGCGCATCCAGCAGAGTGTCTTCAACAACCCGGAGCACGCTCTGGTGGGGCTTCAACACTACTCCCACGTCTG GATCATCTTCCTCTTTCACAAAAATGGGCACCTGAGTTACAAAGCCAAAGTGAAGCCTCCTAGACTGAACGGTCAGAGGGTTGGTGTGTACTCCACACGCAGTCCGCACCGACCCAATGCCTTGGGCCTAACTCTGGCCAAGCTGGATAGAATTGTAG GTGATACAGTCCATCTGTCAGACATTGACATGATCGCTGGCACCCCAGTCCTGGACATCAAACCCTACATCCCTGAGTATGACTCCCCCCACACTAGGGTGGGCATGGACTTAGAGCCTCATGAATCGGACGCAGACCGACCCAATGTAGCTGCAGTGTCATTGAACCAGGTGACAAATACCTTAAACCTTGATAAAGACTCAGGACCAGATGCTCAGTTGAACTTAAAGGGTGAAAGAAATGACAGCCATCGCAACAATGACCCAGAGAGTCTCCTCTCCAGAGACAAATCCCAAGCTGATATTCCAGGCACAGATGATGCCTTATGCTCCAGTTCTCCCAATGTCAATACTCATCCTTCCCTGCCCAAAGACGTCCGCACTGTGCTGGAGGAGGTCAAGGCTTTCGTGACACAAGGTGAACTTTCCCAGCTGAGCTCTGAGGGAAAGTGCCAAGTTTCAGACTCGCCTATAACCAAGCTACCAGAGTCGATGGTGGACCGCCCTTGCTATGGGGAGGAGGCCTACAGTACCATTGCTGGCTGGATCAGGGAGCCCCCTGTTGCCAGTCTGGAGGTTCGCTTCACCCCCCATGCTGAGAGGGAATTAGCAGAATTCCTGCCCCCACACGCTCCAG GACCTGCTGGAAGTGACAGACCCAGGTTCAAGTTTCTGCGCGGTGCAGAGGAGGCAGCGGCCGCCGTCAGAGGGGTGCTGTCAGCTGACCCGCGGTCAGTGTACAGGAGGACGCGCTGCGGAGAcaaactcttcttcttcaccctgGACACGGCTGACATCACCTGCTGGTTTGGACAGGGCTTTGCTGAGGTGCTGCGGGTCCGGCCTGTGGAGCACCGCTCGGCCTCGCTGTGA